The proteins below are encoded in one region of Paracoccus sp. N5:
- a CDS encoding GatB/YqeY domain-containing protein: protein MGLRERILADTKDAMKARETARLSTLRLISAAIKDREIAARTEGGDESGLSEADLTAILSKMVKQRQESAKAYEEGGRLELAEAEQAEIKVIQAYLPRQLDEAETRAAIDKAIAELGAESIRDMGRVMAELRARHAGQMDFGAVGPMVKERLMK from the coding sequence ATGGGACTGCGCGAACGCATTCTGGCCGATACCAAGGACGCGATGAAAGCCCGCGAGACGGCGCGGCTGTCGACGCTGCGGCTGATCTCGGCCGCGATCAAGGATCGCGAGATCGCCGCCCGCACCGAAGGCGGCGACGAAAGCGGGCTCAGCGAGGCCGACCTGACGGCGATCCTGTCGAAGATGGTGAAGCAGCGCCAGGAATCCGCCAAGGCCTATGAAGAGGGCGGCCGGCTGGAACTGGCCGAGGCCGAGCAGGCCGAGATCAAGGTGATCCAGGCCTACCTGCCCCGGCAGCTGGACGAGGCCGAGACCCGCGCCGCCATCGACAAGGCGATCGCCGAGCTGGGCGCCGAGTCGATCCGCGACATGGGCCGGGTGATGGCCGAGCTGCGCGCCCGCCACGCCGGGCAGATGGATTTCGGCGCCGTGGGGCCGATGGTCAAGGAACGGCTGATGAAGTGA
- a CDS encoding NAD(P)-dependent alcohol dehydrogenase — MKALVLEEKGKLTLREFEIPGTLGPRDVRIKIDTVGICGSDVHYYTHGKIGHFVVREPMVLGHEAAGTVIEAGAEVTHLQPGDRVCMEPGIPDPTSRAAKLGIYNVDPAVTFWATPPVHGCLTPEVIHPAAFTYKLPDNVSFAEGAMVEPFAIGMQAALRARIQPGDIAVVTGAGPIGMMVALAALAGGCARVIVADLAQPKLDIIGAYDGIQTVNIRNRPLAEAVAEATDGWGADVVFECSGAAPAILSMHQLARPGGAIVLVGMPVDPVPVDIVGLQAKELRVETVFRYANVYDRAIALIASGKVDLKPLISASIPFADSIAGFDRAVEARETDVKLQIVMPE; from the coding sequence ATGAAGGCGCTGGTTCTGGAGGAGAAGGGCAAGCTCACGCTGCGGGAGTTCGAGATTCCGGGCACGCTGGGGCCTCGCGACGTCCGCATCAAGATCGACACGGTCGGCATCTGCGGCTCGGACGTGCATTATTACACCCATGGCAAGATCGGCCATTTCGTGGTGCGCGAGCCGATGGTGCTGGGCCATGAAGCCGCCGGCACGGTGATCGAGGCGGGGGCCGAGGTCACGCATCTGCAGCCCGGCGACCGGGTCTGCATGGAGCCGGGGATTCCCGATCCGACCTCGCGCGCGGCCAAGCTCGGCATCTACAATGTCGATCCCGCCGTGACCTTCTGGGCGACGCCGCCGGTGCATGGCTGCCTGACGCCCGAGGTGATCCACCCGGCCGCCTTCACCTACAAGCTGCCCGACAATGTCAGCTTCGCCGAGGGGGCGATGGTCGAGCCCTTCGCCATCGGCATGCAGGCGGCCTTGCGGGCGCGCATCCAGCCCGGCGACATCGCGGTCGTGACCGGTGCCGGCCCCATTGGCATGATGGTGGCGCTGGCCGCACTTGCGGGCGGCTGCGCCCGCGTCATCGTCGCGGACCTGGCCCAGCCCAAGCTCGACATCATCGGCGCCTATGACGGCATCCAGACCGTCAACATCCGCAACCGCCCGCTGGCCGAGGCGGTGGCCGAGGCGACAGACGGCTGGGGCGCGGACGTGGTCTTCGAATGCTCGGGCGCCGCGCCGGCGATCCTGTCCATGCACCAGCTTGCCCGGCCCGGCGGCGCCATCGTGCTGGTCGGCATGCCGGTCGATCCGGTGCCGGTCGACATCGTCGGGTTGCAGGCCAAGGAACTGCGGGTCGAGACCGTGTTCCGCTATGCCAATGTCTATGACCGGGCTATCGCGCTCATCGCCTCAGGCAAGGTGGACCTGAAGCCGCTGATCTCGGCCTCGATCCCCTTCGCCGACAGCATCG